TACTGGCAGATATCAGTCCGTTAAGCGACCGATATAAAACAGCGACATCCCTGATCAACAGCATTAAATCATCCATCGACGCATCTGAGCGTGCTGCTATTACGAGCCAGATGCAACATTACGAGGCCAAACAAGAAGAGGCACGCCGTATCCACGATGACGAAGTGGCTTTACAAAAAATGGCAATCAACGCATCCCGAGATATCGCAATAGCAAACAACGAAGCAAACAAACCTTCGCTAATGAAAAGTATCAATAACTGGTTCATCTCTAAATTCAATTAATATGGAACATTGTCCCGTATGTAAAGAGCCGATGCCGGCTTTATCGAAAGTCTGCCCGGTTTGCGGTTACGTAGCGACCCAAACAGATAATACAGGCAACCTGCTGGAACAACTGGTCGAAAAAATGGAAAGTTGTCTGCATAAGCTCAAACAACAGGATAAACCGACTGTATTCACCGGTATAAAAAAATATATGTTTATCTTTTATATCATCCTTACCATTCAGCTATTCGTACTGGCGGCTGTGAGTATGAGTATAATGGCTTGGTCCGCTGTTTCATTATTCTTGTTTTTATCTATCTTTTCCATTATAAAAAAGTTCAGAAATAAGAAAAATGAAGCCTCCAGTCAATTCAACTTGATAACAGCCGATTACGAAACATACCGCCGGCAAGCCAATACCCATTTCGGTAAAAACAAACAGGTGAAGGAGTTATCACTGACGTTGGACCAGGAAATGGATACTATTAAAAAAGAATGGCGGAAACAGGCTTTCCAATATAATACGCTTGGTGTCATCAGTATCATCTGTATCCTGATCGTAACCGGATCTGTCATTTTCTCCCTATCAAAATTTATAGCAACCGCCGACCTGCCTCCTGAAGAAAGTTCGATCATCACTTATCTGGAACAGGAAGAATATGACAAAGCGATCGCCATCTACCCGGATGTAGAAAAGAACAGTATAGACGAGGGAGAAAATATCAGAACACAGGTTATCCATCACTTATCCCAAAAACAACAATGGGAAAAGGCTTCTTCTTTCTTTTTGCTGCATTGTATGGGAAAGAGGGGCGATTATAGCTGTGCCCGAATCATCATCGAAGATCAACTAAAAAACAACAGAAAAGAGGGAGCCATCGATTTTTTGGAGACATGCAGTTCTCTACATTATCCTTCCGACTTCAATAAACTGAAAAAATTAATCTATAAATAATCGATATGGGACTATTCCGAAATAACAAAGAAGGTGGTATCATGGATACTATCCGTTGCGATGAGAAAGAATTCCTGATTTGGAAATGGAGCCCGACAGGAGAAAAAAGCAAAAAAGAAAATGCCATACGTTATGGTAGCAGTTTGCAGGTAAAAGATGGTGAAGTAGCAGTCTTCGTATACAAGCAAAACAACGGGACTATGCAGGATTTTATAGAAGGTCCTTTTCAGGAAACAATAAAAACCGCCAACTTTCCGATACTGACCAGCATCGTCGGACTCGCTTTCGGCGGAAGTTCCCCCTTCCAGGCAGAGATATATTTCATAAATCTGGCTGGAAATATACAAATACCCTTTTATATCCCCGATTTTATGGTGTACGATCACCGTTTCCAAAATTTCGGTGCTCCTATTCAAGTAAAAGGCAGACTTATCTTCAATATCGCCGATTACAGGCAGTTCGTCAAACTCAACAGGATGGCAGCATTCAATCTGGATGATTTCCACGAACAGGTCAAAACAGCAATCAACCGATATGTAAAAAGTGCCATAGCCAAAGCACCCAAAGAATACGGTATTCCGGTCCTACAAATTGAACAGAAGTTGGATGAAGTCAATACGCTTATCGAAGAGAAGCTGAAACCCCTGTTTTATGACGATTTCGGGATCAACCTGAAAAGGGCGGACATAGGTTCCATCCAGGTAAATCGTGAAAACGACGAATATAAACGTTTGCAGCAGGTTGCCGGTAAACAGGAAGAAAAAATGATCGATACGCAAACAAATATCAACCTCGACAATATGGAAGAGACACTCCGTATCAACCGGGAAGAACATCAACGGGCACAAAAACTACAGACGGAAAGCAATTATATCCGGACACACGCTTTAAATCAGCAAACAGACGTACTGAAAACAGCCGCAGCCAGTCTGGGAGAGATGGGGAATATGGGAACCGGAGACAGTTCAGGTATGAATCCGGCAAACATGATGGCCGGTATGATGATGGGAGGTGCCGTCGGCGGACAGATGGCTAATATGATGAATATGATGGGACAAGGAATGAACCAGGACATGTATCAAAACATGCAAACTCCCCCTCCTCCACCTGTCGTACAATATATGGTTATTGTAAACGGACAACAATGCGGGCCTTTCAATCCCGAAGAATTGATCGGATTATACAACTCAGGCCAGATAACAACCAAGACATATGTCTGGAAACAAGGTATGAGCAACTGGGAGTCACTCGAAAACATAAACGAACTGAACAACCTGCTTCAACTCAACGGGAACACACCTCCCCCTCCACCACCGGGAGTCCTTTAACTAAAAGTATAAACATAAAACGAATAAACGATGAATCATAATTTAGATACCATAGACAAACTGGTTGAATTTGGTATGGGATTGTCACTTTCACAACAAATGATGAACACATTGAAACAAACACCCTCTCCAGCTTATACGCCACCGAAGCAACAACCGGAGTATATATATCACGTCATTATCGAAAACCGTCAGGTCGGTCCTGTGACAAGCGGGGAGCTCTCCGAGTTGATCAAGAATAAAAAAGTGACACAAGATTCCCTGATGTGGCATCCCGGGTTACCCGCTTGGTCATCGGCACAGGAGATCAAAGAGGTGAATGAACTTTTAGTCTTAAATTCAACTTTATAAGTTTGCATTCGTATGAAAATAGACTTGGTAAAATCCATTATAGCATTGGTGATAAGCGCTTTAATATCCTATGGTTTCTATGAACTATGTGAGGATGAGACACAAAGGATCGTCCTTCTTTGCAGCACGTTCATATTCTTATCGATCACAAGTTGTTTCACCATCGGTTGCTCATTGAGAACCAATGGAGCTATTATGCTAACGACCTTTTCAGGAATATTCTTCCTGATAGGTATCATAATCCATGCTTTCCAGGCACTCTTTACTTTCAATCGAACAGCGTTCCTAATCATAGACGGATTACTTTTGCTTGTTTATATATTGACTGCACAAAGTATCTATAAATCAAAACAATAAAGTAAGTATCATACTATCATAACCGAGAAATAACACTCTGATTATAAACACATTAATGCCATGATAGTTGTTTATTTTAACTATCATGGCATCTATCATACTATCATACACAACTTACACAAATATTTAATAATCAATCACATACCACTTTTACATAATAACAAGTCCCTCGCGTCATCCGTTTATTAGGTACATTGTTTCGCTTCAAAAGTTTACCAAAGTTGAGTATCATCTTCTTCGTAATAACAAAACCGGGCTGTTTCTCTGCAATTATATCTAATATCTCCGATGCCAGCAAAGGTTCTATCCCTTCCGTATCCTCTGAAATACAGAAATAACGCAGGAACAATTGCTCTTCCGCCGGAATTTGCTGGAAACGCCAGTTGTTCTCAACGATTGCCGCCTCCTCCTCATGCGTAAACCAATACCGTTCGCCACGGCGCAACATCTCTTTTGCTTCGGCATACAGCTGCTCGTAATCGACCGGCTGGAGATAGTCGATCAGACCTTCCACCTCCACGCAGATAAAACGACGGCTTCCGGTCGGATCGGTCAGCAGATCGAAATTATTGCTGGTAGCGATAAAGGTTGCATAACGTCGCAGGCTGCGCGTCGTACTCTGATAAGGTAAGCGAGCATTGACCACGGCCTTTTGCAAAACATGCTTCAGAAAACTTTGATGCGAAGCCTTTACCGAATCGAACTCGTCGATATTGATCAAGGCATAGCGATGCAAAGCCAGTTCTGCCTCCTTCTTATTACCGAAATCGATGCTGTCGGTATAAAAAGGACGAAGCGACGGAGGCAACAAGTTCAGGCAATAGGTCGATTTTCCGCATCCCTGGTCACCAACCAGCAACGGCGTCGTACTGTTTCCGTGTTCTTTATCCAGCTGCATCCAATGAGCTACCATGCTCAGGAACCAACGATAAAAGCAATCACTCCATAACGGGTTATTGTTAGGAACCCGCGCAGCCATCTCACGAATATGCGATTTGCCATCCCATACCGGAAGATTCGCAAGAAAAGCATCGATAGGATGAAACAAGGGTATCTGATCTGAATATACATACCGGTCGATATCTTTATCCCACACATTCAGCCCCTCTTTCTGAGCCTCCAGGCAAATACTGTTACGCACTTTCTGGGTGTAAGGCCTGTACGCGAACTGTATGACCGAACGGTCGAGATATTCCACCTCCCCACTCATCTCGTTCATCCGGAAGAAATAACGTCTTTCCATGAATTCATCCAGTTGCATCACCATCGAAAGACATTCCGGCAAAGGTAATTTACCTCCGATCGCTTTCTTCAGCAGATAAACTCCCCGGAATACCTGCCGCACCAGTAATTCATGCGGCTTCAAAGCCTCATACCGTAAGGTCCACCCTACCGCCTCTTCCTCGGGAATCCCCAGACGGCAACTATTTTGTGCCATCTCCGTAAACAATGCATGCAGATCGTCACTCTCCTTTCCGGCAAATTTACGGACCGCTTCCAAAAGCACGATACTGAACAGGGTTGCAATCTGCGTATTACGTTTCACGCCCGGCAACAGACGTTCGATCGGATCGAGCGGAACCTCCTGCACGATACGGAGTTCGCTTTCCTCCGGCATCCGTATCGGTTGTTCCATTCGGATCGATATCGCCGCCGGATTATAATACAGCCCGGTATCATAGCTGACACGTGTCCCTCGCTCCGGTGACGGTTCTTTCAATGTGATCATGCTGCTCAACTGAGGCTGAAAATGCCTGACCGCCAACTGATAGGCCGCCGCATGAAAGAGAACGGCTTTCTCCCGGCTACGCGGCAACTTGCCATCGGGCAGCGTAAAAGGCACGACAATCTTCACGGACTTGCCGCTCAATCCAATGAAAGCCAGCAAGGTCTGAGGCATGGCAGCCGCCTCCTCACGTATCGATGCGGCTTCTTCCGGACCGGACAAACCGTTCACTTCCAAAAGGATATACCCGGTATAGTTTTTCATCTGTACCTTCCCGTCTTTCCGCAGAAATGTTGCTCCCCACACGATCACAGGCAATTTCCGTATCCACTCGTTCGTACGCCCCGGCAATGAAAAGCGTAAACTAGTACGGACATTAGCCACCTGTACCCCCATTTTATCTGAGCGTAACATCTCCATCACAGGTTCCAGGCTACGTATCTGCAACATAAGCTGGTCTTTCTTATAACGATATTGGCTTACTTTCATTCGAACGGGTATCTTTCAAATTTAAAAAACTGCATTTCCTTACGTAATCGTGCCCCCATCCTGAAACAGACGCGTTTCGCTTTTACCCGATGCGGCGTACAATCCTTCGCTTTCTCATACCCTTCACTCCCTGCCGAGAGATACAGGTCACCCATATCCTTCAGTTCGACGGAATAGCCTTCTTTCAAACGTTCAAGAATAATATCACTCATCTCGCAGACTGTGGCAAGCACATCTCCGCGCGTCAATGAGCAGCGAGCAGCGATCTCTTCCGCCAACTCCTCGGTAGTGACCCGCCCCGTCGTAACGGGTACTCCATAAAACAGTTTCTTTTCTATCGGACCTGTCTTATCCGATTTTGTGCGAACTACATAGAAATGTGCCATAGGTCGGTACTTTATTTTAATAATAATACTAGAAAACTTCACCAAAACGGGCATTTTACCCCATTTTACACCCGGATCTGAACGATGCTCACACCCGGGTCTCAGGGGTATTCAGACCCGGAGGCCAACACCTTTTCCTCCTTACAAATATAATAAAAACATAGCACATAAGCAATGTTTTTCAATAGTTTATTTCATTTTAGACAATATATTTCCGACCTGTCTATTTATAGATTTCAGTATTACAACGCACTTATCATGAATGATGGTTGATGATGGTTGAATGATAGTTTAAAACGGCAACCATCATAATATAAAATACTAATAAACAATATGTTAAACAAAATAATGATAGTATGATAGTTATTTTCAAAAATTACTTTAGATAAGATGATAGGAATATGATAATGGAATCTTCCCGATCATTGCTTTATTTACCGGAATAAATTAACTTTGTATTCATTATTAAAAAGTTGCCATTATGAATCAAGTAAAAGGTATACCATACGGAATATCCGATTTCAACCGGATGAGGAACGATAATTTTTATTTCGTGGATAAGACGGAGTATTTGCCGCTTATTGAAAAGATGCCCAGCTATCTTTTCCTCATTCGTCCGAGGCGTTTCGGGAAAAGCCTGTTCTTAAGTATGATGCGTACCTACTATGACATTTTGCAACAGAAGAATTTCGACAAATATTTCGGAGATCTATGGATCGGAAAACATCCGACCGACCAGCGTAACCGCTATCAGGTCCTTTATTTCGACTTCTCGAAGGCAGGATGTTCATTGCCGGGAAGCGATATGATGTCAAGTTTTAATGAGTATTGCAGTATTATCATTAACCAGTTTGCACACGAATATGCCCCTTTCTATGATGCCGACTTCAAGACAACGGTAGAAAGCCTGGAAAGCGCAAAGGCTAAACTTTCCTACATAGAAATAAAAGCAAAAGAGAAAAATCATCCGTTGTACCTTATTATTGATGAATACGATAACTTCACGAATGTCATACTAAGCGAACACGGGCAAAAAATGTTCCGTGACCTTACACATGCCAGTGGTTTCTACCGCGAATATTTTAAACAATTCAAGGG
This is a stretch of genomic DNA from Parabacteroides chongii. It encodes these proteins:
- a CDS encoding DUF4339 domain-containing protein; translated protein: MNHNLDTIDKLVEFGMGLSLSQQMMNTLKQTPSPAYTPPKQQPEYIYHVIIENRQVGPVTSGELSELIKNKKVTQDSLMWHPGLPAWSSAQEIKEVNELLVLNSTL
- a CDS encoding SPFH domain-containing protein gives rise to the protein MGLFRNNKEGGIMDTIRCDEKEFLIWKWSPTGEKSKKENAIRYGSSLQVKDGEVAVFVYKQNNGTMQDFIEGPFQETIKTANFPILTSIVGLAFGGSSPFQAEIYFINLAGNIQIPFYIPDFMVYDHRFQNFGAPIQVKGRLIFNIADYRQFVKLNRMAAFNLDDFHEQVKTAINRYVKSAIAKAPKEYGIPVLQIEQKLDEVNTLIEEKLKPLFYDDFGINLKRADIGSIQVNRENDEYKRLQQVAGKQEEKMIDTQTNINLDNMEETLRINREEHQRAQKLQTESNYIRTHALNQQTDVLKTAAASLGEMGNMGTGDSSGMNPANMMAGMMMGGAVGGQMANMMNMMGQGMNQDMYQNMQTPPPPPVVQYMVIVNGQQCGPFNPEELIGLYNSGQITTKTYVWKQGMSNWESLENINELNNLLQLNGNTPPPPPPGVL
- a CDS encoding HU family DNA-binding protein translates to MAHFYVVRTKSDKTGPIEKKLFYGVPVTTGRVTTEELAEEIAARCSLTRGDVLATVCEMSDIILERLKEGYSVELKDMGDLYLSAGSEGYEKAKDCTPHRVKAKRVCFRMGARLRKEMQFFKFERYPFE
- a CDS encoding BT4734/BF3469 family protein, with the translated sequence MKVSQYRYKKDQLMLQIRSLEPVMEMLRSDKMGVQVANVRTSLRFSLPGRTNEWIRKLPVIVWGATFLRKDGKVQMKNYTGYILLEVNGLSGPEEAASIREEAAAMPQTLLAFIGLSGKSVKIVVPFTLPDGKLPRSREKAVLFHAAAYQLAVRHFQPQLSSMITLKEPSPERGTRVSYDTGLYYNPAAISIRMEQPIRMPEESELRIVQEVPLDPIERLLPGVKRNTQIATLFSIVLLEAVRKFAGKESDDLHALFTEMAQNSCRLGIPEEEAVGWTLRYEALKPHELLVRQVFRGVYLLKKAIGGKLPLPECLSMVMQLDEFMERRYFFRMNEMSGEVEYLDRSVIQFAYRPYTQKVRNSICLEAQKEGLNVWDKDIDRYVYSDQIPLFHPIDAFLANLPVWDGKSHIREMAARVPNNNPLWSDCFYRWFLSMVAHWMQLDKEHGNSTTPLLVGDQGCGKSTYCLNLLPPSLRPFYTDSIDFGNKKEAELALHRYALINIDEFDSVKASHQSFLKHVLQKAVVNARLPYQSTTRSLRRYATFIATSNNFDLLTDPTGSRRFICVEVEGLIDYLQPVDYEQLYAEAKEMLRRGERYWFTHEEEAAIVENNWRFQQIPAEEQLFLRYFCISEDTEGIEPLLASEILDIIAEKQPGFVITKKMILNFGKLLKRNNVPNKRMTRGTCYYVKVVCD